CTTTTACTGCTGAAATATCATCTCTTCCCTCAACTACTATTATTTCTTTAATTTTTTTCTTCATTTTTACCTCTCATTATATCTCTAACTTATTTTTTACCTTATTATTGTACCAGAAATTCAAAAAAAATCATAGTAAAAAATAAAAGGGATCACAACATATAGCAATCCCTTCTTGTTATTTTTATTTTATTTTTTCATTAAAGTATTTAAGAAAATTACACATATCACGAGCAACATACTCCCAAGTATGCTCCTCTTCTCTACATAAATATCCCTTAAATATACATTTTTTCTTTTTCATTCTGCCCATAATATCTATCCACTGTTGCAACATTAAATGATTTACTCTATCTTCTAATCCTACACTTGCATAAAAATACTTATTCTCTAATAATTTAGAGTCAATTTTTTTTATCATAGTATACGGATCTTCTTCTAAAATTTTATATCCCCATGAACTAAAAATATCTAAAAATTTTAATTTATCAGGATTTGAAAACAAAAACTTAGGTATATAAAGATACTTTAAAATTCTTATTACTCTTCTATTGATACTCAATCTTACAATGCTTAAAGCACCTGAAAAACTACCAATTACCTTAAATTTTTCAATGTATTTTAATCCTATCTTATAAGCTCCATAACCGCCCATAGAAAATCCCACAATCCCTAAATTAGCTTTTGGAAATCTTTTTTCTATTTCTGGTAATAACTCTTTTATAAGATAATCTTCATAATTATGACTTGCTACTCCCTTGTAATTACTATACCAACTTTGCCCCCCATCTCCAGAATCAGGAATAACAAAGATCATTGGTTCTATCTCTCCTCTTTTTAAAAGGTATAGGTAGTTTTGTAAAAGTTTTCCTCTATCTGTCCAATCTTCACAATTATCTCTT
The DNA window shown above is from uncultured Fusobacterium sp. and carries:
- a CDS encoding alpha/beta hydrolase-fold protein gives rise to the protein MSLKFLLLLILFVGALFYIVTYPYQSKLARKLKRVKGYEEITFLENIDLNYDDITEKIIDDSVTIEENYIESSFVNEKMRYLLVTPNVDYFENIPCLFLFHGLRDNCEDWTDRGKLLQNYLYLLKRGEIEPMIFVIPDSGDGGQSWYSNYKGVASHNYEDYLIKELLPEIEKRFPKANLGIVGFSMGGYGAYKIGLKYIEKFKVIGSFSGALSIVRLSINRRVIRILKYLYIPKFLFSNPDKLKFLDIFSSWGYKILEEDPYTMIKKIDSKLLENKYFYASVGLEDRVNHLMLQQWIDIMGRMKKKKCIFKGYLCREEEHTWEYVARDMCNFLKYFNEKIK